In Bradyrhizobium lablabi, one DNA window encodes the following:
- a CDS encoding GIY-YIG nuclease family protein has product MKQPCVYIVASRRHGTLYTGVTSNLPKRAYEHREGLVKGFSAKYGCKVLVWYELHETMLEAITREKQIKAGSRAKKLALIEVLNPEWKDLYESLA; this is encoded by the coding sequence ATGAAGCAGCCCTGCGTCTACATCGTGGCAAGCCGGCGTCACGGGACCCTCTACACTGGTGTCACGTCAAACCTGCCAAAGCGTGCCTACGAGCACCGTGAAGGGCTGGTAAAGGGCTTCTCAGCCAAATACGGCTGCAAGGTATTGGTCTGGTACGAGCTCCACGAAACCATGCTCGAAGCGATCACACGAGAAAAGCAGATCAAGGCAGGCAGCCGCGCGAAGAAACTGGCGCTAATCGAAGTGCTAAATCCCGAATGGAAGGATCTCTACGAATCGCTGGCGTGA
- the recG gene encoding ATP-dependent DNA helicase RecG, giving the protein MRPALLNPLFAPVTSLAGVGPKQDKLFRYLLGRDDTPRLVDLLFHLPASVIDRRARPKVREIVPGTVVTIEVTVDRHRPTPPRNPRAPHLVYVSDETGDVVLTYFRAQPGYVEKLLPVGSKRYVSGTAQIYDGMLQITHPDRVVDEAGFAKLSGIDPVYPLTEGLAVGSVRRAVAQALQKLPELPEWISPAVIRRCKFPKVAEALQRVHVPVELTDILPDGPFWSRLAFDELLAGQLALALVRAQLRRPAGDRHAGDGHLRSKIIDALPYALTASQRQATAAIADDLRQPIRMLRLLQGDVGSGKTVVALLAAAAVTEVGKQAALMAPTEILARQHIKTIAPLAERAGLRIAILTGREKGRERRDILARLEAGEIDLLVGTHALIQDDVVFKALALAVVDEQHRFGVRERLALTAKGEAVDVLVLSATPIPRTLVLTYFGDMDVSELREKPAGRQPIDTRAMPNSRLNEVIDGVGRALSAGKRVYWICPLVEESEAEGIEHLTNATQRFESLQERFGDRVGLVHGQMRGAEKDRVMAQFAAGEIGLLVATTVVEVGVDVPAATIMVIENAERFGLAQLHQLRGRIGRGAEASTCLLLYKEPLNDMSKARLKVIRETTDGFRIAEEDLRLRGEGDVLGIRQSGLPGYRIARSEVHGQLITQARDEALRIMKDNPKLEGERGEALRCLLYLFERDEALPLLGAG; this is encoded by the coding sequence ATGCGCCCTGCTCTGCTCAATCCACTGTTTGCGCCGGTCACGAGCCTTGCCGGCGTCGGGCCGAAGCAGGACAAATTGTTCCGCTATCTGCTCGGCCGGGACGACACGCCGCGGCTGGTGGATTTGCTATTCCATCTGCCGGCGAGCGTGATCGATCGCCGCGCGCGCCCAAAGGTCCGCGAGATCGTGCCTGGAACCGTGGTGACGATCGAAGTGACCGTCGACCGGCATCGGCCGACGCCGCCGCGCAACCCGCGCGCGCCGCATCTGGTCTATGTCAGCGACGAGACCGGCGACGTGGTGCTGACTTATTTCCGCGCCCAGCCGGGCTATGTCGAAAAACTGCTACCGGTCGGCTCCAAGCGTTACGTCTCCGGCACGGCGCAGATCTACGACGGCATGCTGCAGATCACCCATCCCGACCGCGTCGTCGATGAAGCCGGCTTTGCAAAACTGTCGGGCATCGATCCGGTTTACCCGCTGACCGAAGGCCTGGCGGTGGGCTCAGTGCGGCGCGCGGTGGCGCAGGCGTTGCAAAAACTCCCCGAGCTTCCGGAATGGATCAGCCCGGCAGTGATCCGCCGCTGCAAGTTTCCAAAGGTCGCCGAAGCGCTGCAGCGGGTGCACGTGCCGGTCGAATTGACGGACATCCTGCCCGACGGTCCGTTCTGGTCGCGGCTCGCCTTCGACGAGTTGCTGGCCGGCCAATTAGCACTGGCGCTGGTGCGCGCGCAGTTGCGAAGGCCCGCGGGCGACCGCCATGCCGGCGACGGTCATCTCCGCAGCAAGATCATCGACGCCCTGCCCTATGCGCTGACGGCTTCGCAACGCCAGGCCACCGCCGCGATCGCGGACGATCTGCGTCAACCGATCCGCATGTTGCGGCTTTTGCAGGGCGACGTCGGTTCGGGCAAGACCGTGGTGGCGCTGTTGGCAGCCGCTGCCGTCACCGAAGTCGGCAAGCAGGCCGCGCTGATGGCGCCGACCGAAATTTTGGCGCGCCAGCACATCAAGACCATTGCGCCGCTGGCCGAACGCGCGGGCCTGCGGATCGCCATCCTCACCGGGCGAGAAAAGGGCAGGGAGCGGCGCGATATTTTGGCGCGCCTCGAAGCCGGCGAGATCGATCTCCTGGTCGGCACCCACGCCCTGATCCAGGACGACGTGGTGTTCAAGGCGCTGGCGCTCGCAGTCGTCGACGAACAGCATCGCTTTGGCGTGCGCGAGCGCTTGGCGCTGACGGCAAAAGGCGAAGCCGTCGACGTGCTGGTGCTGAGCGCGACGCCGATCCCGCGCACGCTGGTGCTGACTTACTTCGGCGACATGGACGTTTCGGAGCTGCGCGAAAAACCGGCGGGACGGCAGCCGATCGATACCCGCGCGATGCCGAACAGCCGGCTCAACGAAGTGATCGATGGCGTCGGCCGCGCGCTGTCCGCCGGCAAGCGGGTTTACTGGATCTGTCCGCTGGTCGAGGAATCCGAAGCCGAGGGGATCGAACACCTCACCAATGCGACGCAGCGCTTTGAGAGCCTGCAGGAGCGCTTTGGGGACCGCGTCGGTCTCGTGCACGGCCAGATGCGCGGCGCCGAGAAGGATCGCGTGATGGCGCAGTTCGCCGCCGGCGAGATCGGGCTATTGGTGGCGACCACCGTGGTCGAGGTCGGCGTCGACGTTCCCGCCGCAACCATCATGGTGATCGAGAATGCCGAGCGCTTTGGGCTAGCGCAATTGCACCAGCTGCGCGGCCGGATCGGGCGCGGCGCGGAAGCCTCGACGTGTCTGCTGCTCTACAAGGAGCCGCTCAACGACATGTCCAAGGCGCGGCTGAAAGTCATCCGGGAAACCACCGACGGCTTTCGGATTGCCGAAGAGGACCTAAGACTGCGCGGCGAAGGCGACGTGCTCGGCATCCGGCAAAGCGGCCTGCCCGGCTATCGCATCGCGCGCTCCGAGGTGCACGGCCAGCTCATCACCCAGGCCCGCGACGAAGCGCTGCGCATCATGAAGGACAATCCGAAGCTCGAAGGCGAACGCGGCGAGGCATTGCGCTGCCTGCTCTATCTGTTCGAGCGGGACGAGGCGCTGCCGTTGCTGGGGGCGGGGTGA
- a CDS encoding rhodanese-like domain-containing protein: MRKGKTFRERVHDARQHVAMISPDEARRLLDRGGVTLIDVGEEWQLRERGTIPGARNITRGELEIKADSEEERRDPALEDRDQKIILTCGGGGKATLSAQALLEMGFADVSVIQGGCRGWQRAGFPLEPYLAPSISKASSQSQGQRA; the protein is encoded by the coding sequence ATGCGCAAGGGAAAGACCTTCCGCGAACGCGTGCACGACGCCCGCCAGCATGTGGCGATGATCTCTCCCGATGAAGCCAGGCGGCTGCTCGACCGCGGCGGCGTCACACTCATCGATGTCGGCGAGGAATGGCAGCTCCGCGAGCGCGGAACGATACCGGGCGCCCGCAACATCACGCGCGGCGAACTCGAAATCAAAGCCGATAGCGAAGAAGAACGCCGCGATCCCGCGCTTGAGGATCGTGATCAGAAAATCATACTCACCTGCGGCGGCGGCGGAAAGGCCACGCTCTCGGCACAGGCTTTGCTGGAAATGGGTTTTGCAGACGTATCCGTCATTCAGGGCGGCTGCCGCGGATGGCAGCGGGCAGGCTTTCCGCTCGAGCCTTACCTCGCCCCCAGCATTAGCAAGGCGTCGTCGCAGTCGCAGGGACAGCGCGCCTAG
- a CDS encoding GIY-YIG nuclease family protein yields MKQPCVYIVASRRHGTLYTGVTANLPRRAYEHREGLVKGFSTRYGCKVLVWYELHETVLEAITREKQIKAGSRAKKLALIEALNPDWKDLYDSLA; encoded by the coding sequence GTGAAACAGCCCTGCGTCTACATCGTGGCAAGCCGGCGTCACGGGACCCTCTACACCGGGGTCACGGCCAACCTGCCGCGACGCGCGTACGAGCACCGTGAGGGGCTGGTGAAGGGTTTCTCCACGAGATACGGCTGCAAGGTATTGGTCTGGTACGAGCTCCACGAAACCGTGCTCGAAGCGATCACACGAGAAAAGCAGATCAAGGCAGGCAGCCGCGCGAAGAAATTGGCTTTGATCGAGGCGCTAAATCCCGATTGGAAGGACCTCTATGACTCGCTGGCGTGA
- a CDS encoding toxin-antitoxin system TumE family protein — translation MTEPRDPSLDVLLDLDGQVLVVDPEGGHWVRFVVTQVPASVEKPHGLDYSLTLHGPNGERLVGFDNAHPVARQKRGEAQDHRHRLTDNQGLRLSGRGDAIARFLDLGGHRVAREGSNAMTTLKVGIATYGEMKARTMAVARGERRIAPGEPKVWFTSTESFAKVLSAGNRDLLRVIAEQAPASIDELSRITGKAKSNLSRTLKTMAGYGLVRLERGERGRITPKVTHDRVELDLPLTRPRKAG, via the coding sequence GTGACGGAGCCGCGCGACCCTTCCCTGGATGTGCTGCTCGACCTTGATGGGCAGGTGCTCGTTGTCGATCCGGAAGGCGGCCACTGGGTCCGCTTCGTCGTGACGCAGGTGCCGGCGTCGGTGGAGAAGCCGCACGGCCTGGACTATTCGCTGACGCTGCACGGGCCGAATGGCGAGCGACTGGTAGGCTTCGACAACGCCCATCCGGTGGCGCGTCAGAAGCGCGGAGAGGCGCAAGACCATCGACATCGTCTAACGGACAATCAAGGCTTACGACTATCGGGACGCGGCGACGCTATTGCGCGATTTCTGGACCTTGGTGGACACCGTGTTGCGCGAGAAGGGAGTAATGCCATGACGACTCTGAAAGTGGGTATCGCTACCTATGGGGAGATGAAAGCCCGCACGATGGCGGTCGCACGCGGCGAGCGGCGCATTGCGCCCGGCGAACCAAAGGTGTGGTTTACCTCGACCGAATCCTTCGCCAAAGTTCTCTCGGCGGGCAATCGCGACCTCTTAAGGGTGATCGCGGAACAGGCGCCGGCCTCGATCGATGAACTGTCGCGGATCACCGGCAAGGCGAAGTCGAACCTCTCGCGGACGTTGAAGACGATGGCGGGCTACGGGTTGGTGCGGCTGGAACGTGGCGAGCGGGGACGGATCACGCCCAAGGTCACACATGACCGGGTCGAACTCGACCTGCCGCTTACTCGGCCGCGGAAGGCGGGATAA